The Acidobacteriota bacterium genome contains a region encoding:
- a CDS encoding GMC family oxidoreductase produces the protein MTPQNQNTATYDVCVVGSGAAGGVVAMQLAQKGASVVVLEAGKWVDPAKDFFSHTMPYELPKNGRGWDPRAHLTVDRTKEPFTKAGDYQRFDHFLSKVVGGKTLLWAGLSWRNSTYDFAAWPVKYEELAPHYDRMERLMGVTGNYDHHPNVPDGIFLKPLKWSCAAYEIQKGCNKLDAKRFKMITARKAILTEKTGSNRPACHYCGHCMRGCDVDAKYTSANTALPAALKTGKCKLILYANAAEVMMSKDGSRAEGVRYFDARTRQSQEVRARYVVLACGPIESARLLLLSKSQHVPNGLANSSGLVGRNLISHTSSSVQGYLKTMYGSDIARLGNDDGTESSHAYIASFYYDKPHPDFPKGYHIIVDSGSRAGIGNPGFVQNIGGFGVDLKREARHRYPGLLSMYSQNGMIASPEKYMELDPEVKDIYGLAVPKIHFSLTSEDRAIHKDAIEKISSIIEASGGVVTGTSPNPGVDSVHWVGTCKMGNDPKTSVLTPYLQSHDVQNLYVADGSGFIDFSEKNPTLTVMALASRCADHLHEQLRRS, from the coding sequence ATGACTCCACAAAATCAAAATACTGCAACTTATGACGTCTGCGTCGTCGGCTCCGGCGCTGCCGGTGGGGTCGTGGCGATGCAATTGGCCCAAAAAGGCGCTTCGGTTGTCGTGCTCGAAGCGGGCAAGTGGGTTGATCCGGCGAAAGACTTTTTCAGCCACACGATGCCTTACGAATTGCCCAAGAACGGTAGAGGCTGGGACCCGCGCGCACATCTTACTGTTGACCGCACGAAAGAGCCGTTCACCAAAGCGGGCGATTACCAACGCTTCGATCATTTCCTGTCCAAAGTCGTAGGCGGCAAGACGCTGCTGTGGGCGGGGCTGAGCTGGCGCAACAGCACCTATGACTTTGCTGCGTGGCCTGTGAAGTACGAAGAGCTCGCGCCGCATTACGACCGCATGGAACGGCTGATGGGCGTGACCGGCAATTACGATCATCATCCCAACGTGCCCGATGGCATCTTTCTCAAACCGCTGAAGTGGAGTTGCGCGGCGTATGAAATTCAAAAGGGCTGCAACAAGCTCGACGCCAAGCGTTTCAAGATGATCACGGCGCGCAAGGCGATTCTGACTGAGAAGACCGGTTCGAACCGGCCCGCCTGTCATTATTGCGGCCATTGCATGCGCGGCTGCGACGTAGACGCGAAATACACGTCGGCCAACACCGCGCTGCCCGCCGCGCTCAAGACCGGCAAGTGCAAGTTGATTCTCTATGCCAACGCCGCCGAGGTCATGATGAGTAAGGACGGCAGCCGAGCGGAGGGCGTGCGTTACTTCGATGCGCGCACGCGCCAGAGTCAGGAAGTCCGCGCGCGTTACGTCGTGCTGGCCTGCGGGCCGATTGAATCGGCGCGGCTGTTGCTGCTGTCGAAATCGCAGCACGTGCCCAATGGCTTGGCGAATTCGAGCGGCTTGGTCGGCAGGAATCTGATCTCGCACACGTCCTCCAGCGTGCAAGGGTATTTGAAAACCATGTATGGCAGCGACATCGCGCGCCTGGGCAACGACGACGGGACGGAGAGCAGCCACGCTTACATCGCGTCGTTTTATTATGACAAGCCGCATCCCGATTTCCCGAAAGGTTATCACATCATTGTGGATTCCGGCTCGCGCGCGGGGATTGGCAATCCGGGCTTTGTGCAAAACATCGGCGGCTTTGGCGTGGATTTGAAACGCGAGGCGCGCCACCGCTATCCGGGCTTGCTGAGCATGTATTCGCAAAACGGCATGATCGCGTCGCCCGAAAAATACATGGAACTCGACCCTGAAGTGAAAGACATCTACGGGCTGGCCGTGCCCAAAATCCATTTCAGCCTGACCAGCGAAGACCGCGCGATTCATAAGGACGCCATTGAGAAAATCAGTTCGATCATCGAGGCCTCGGGTGGCGTGGTGACGGGTACCAGTCCCAATCCGGGCGTAGACAGCGTGCACTGGGTCGGCACCTGCAAGATGGGCAATGACCCGAAGACTTCGGTGCTGACGCCGTATTTGCAGTCGCACGACGTGCAGAATCTTTACGTCGCCGATGGCAGCGGCTTTATTGATTTTTCGGAAAAGAATCCGACCTTGACCGTGATGGCGCTGGCCTCGCGCTGCGCCGATCATCTGCACGAACAACTCAGACGCAGTTGA
- the eda gene encoding bifunctional 4-hydroxy-2-oxoglutarate aldolase/2-dehydro-3-deoxy-phosphogluconate aldolase produces MNIVERIQQLGIIPVVAIPKLEQALPLAEALLAGGLPCAEITFRTAAAAAAIGQIKKRFPELLLGAGTVLTAEQVDMALGEGAEFIVSPGTNPLVVEHCLTKPAPIFPGVCTPTEIELALSKGCEVLKFFPAEAAGGIKFLQAVCAPYAQVKFIPTGGIDPKNIGQYLALKQIVACGGSWMVKPGLLNAGEFDRVRVLAGEAVALVRELRQ; encoded by the coding sequence ATGAACATTGTCGAACGCATTCAGCAGCTTGGCATCATCCCGGTCGTCGCCATTCCCAAACTGGAACAGGCGCTGCCGTTGGCCGAAGCCCTGCTCGCGGGTGGCTTGCCCTGCGCCGAGATCACGTTTCGCACCGCCGCCGCCGCCGCCGCCATTGGCCAAATCAAAAAACGCTTTCCCGAATTGCTGCTCGGCGCGGGCACCGTGCTCACCGCCGAGCAAGTAGACATGGCCTTGGGCGAAGGGGCCGAATTCATTGTCTCGCCCGGCACCAATCCGCTGGTGGTCGAGCATTGCCTGACCAAACCCGCGCCGATCTTTCCTGGTGTGTGTACGCCGACCGAAATCGAATTGGCGCTGAGCAAAGGCTGCGAGGTGCTGAAATTCTTTCCGGCGGAAGCGGCGGGCGGCATCAAGTTTTTGCAAGCCGTCTGCGCGCCTTACGCCCAAGTCAAATTCATTCCGACCGGTGGCATTGATCCGAAAAACATCGGCCAGTATCTGGCGCTCAAACAGATCGTGGCCTGTGGTGGTAGTTGGATGGTGAAGCCGGGGTTGCTGAACGCGGGCGAGTTTGACCGCGTGCGGGTATTGGCGGGCGAGGCGGTGGCGCTGGTGCGCGAATTACGTCAATGA